GCCCGGATGGGCGGAACAGCATCCCGATTATTACTGGAAGGCACTGTGCGCGACTTCCGGGAGGCTTCTCGCCTCGACGAAAGTCCCGAAGAGTTCCATACGGGGGGTCACCATGACGACGCAGCGCGACACCATGGTGAACGTCGACCGAAGCGGCAAGCCGCTCCGGCCGGCCATCGTTTGGCTCGACCAGCGCCGCGCCGGCAAGGGAAGCTGGCCCAACCCGGTGCTGAAGGCGGCGCTTCGCGCGATTAATCTCCTGGATGCCGTGGAATACGCCATCACCGAGAGCGAGTCCAACTGGATTCGCGAGAACCAGCCCGAGATATGGAAAAAGACACACAAGTTCCTCTTTCTGTCCGGCTTTCTTACGCACCGGCTGGTCGGTGAATACGTCGACTCTACGGGCTGCACGGTGGGGTTCGTACCCTTCGATTACAAGACGCAGGCATGGGCAAAGCCGTCGGACATGAAATGGAAGATGTTTCCAATGGACCCGTCGGTACTCCCCGCGCTGGTCAAGCCGTCGGAGATGCTGGGCTATATCACTAAAAAGGCATCATCCGAGACGGGAATCCCGGCGGGGCTTCCACTCATCGCGGCGGCGGCCGACAAGGCCTGCGAGGTGCTGGGCTCAGGATGCATGAGCCCCGAGATCGCCTGCCTTTCGTACGGCACCACCGCCACGGTGGAAACCACCAACACGAAATACGTTGAGATCGTCCCGTTCATACCGCCCTATCCGAGCGCCGTTCCCGGCGCCTACAACACGGAGGTGATGATCTACCGCGGCTTCTGGATGGTGAGCTGGTTCAAGCGCGAGTTCGGCATGCGCGAGGAGTTGATAGCGCAGAAGAGAAAGATGAGTCCCGAACAGCTCTTCGACGAGCTGGTGGCGGACATCCCGCCCGGCTCGATGGGGCTCATGCTCCAGCCGTACTGGTCGCCCGGTTTGAAGATACCCGGTCCGGAGGCGAAGGGTGCGGTGATCGGCTTCGGCGACGTACACACCCGTGCGCATATCTATCGTTCCATCCTCGAGGGGCTGGCCTATGCGCTCAAGGAGGGGGCGATACGCACTGAAAAACGCAACGGTGTGAAGATTGAGCGGGTGCGGGTTTCCGGCGGCGGTTCGCAGAGCGCCGTGGCGATGCAGCTTACCGCCGATATCTTCGACATGCAGGCGGAGCAACCCCATACCTACGAAACATCGGCACTTGGCGCCGCCATCGACGCCGCGGTGGGCCTTGGCATCTACGGCGATTTCCCCGCGGCGGTTGCGGCGATGACCCGTCTGGGGAAGGTCTTCAATCCGATACCTAAAAACAGGGACATCTACCGCGAGCTCTTCGAGAAGGTGTACCTGAAGTTGTATGATCGCCTGAAGCCTCTCTACGAGGATATCCGCGAAATTACCGGCTATCCACCGCAAAGGTAGAGACGCTCGGGTACGCTGCCCCATCCATCGGGCCATCCACGGCCCCTTCCCATATCCCCAATCCTGTGCAGGGGTTCGTTACGCGCGTCATCTATCAGGAAGGCGAGGGTGACGCTCCGGCGCCGGTGTAATAATTAATAATTGACCGGTTCCATATAATTCAGTAATATTACAAACGGTATTCACCGCAGTGACGCGATTGGTCGAATAGCCGGTATAAGGTTCGGGGGGTGTCGGGTTTTCCTCCAGTGGCGGGAGGGAGACTGTGCTTCAGTCGTCCGTTTTAAAACAAGGTTGTAATTGCGAACTTCAGGAAGGCCCATGAAAACGATAAACAGAGTCAGGGAAGGTGAAAACACCATGAAGAGTATGGTATATGAACTGGAGGAGGTTTTTTTTGGAATTGTGAAGAATGCCTACCCCGGCTTGTGGGAAGACGCGGGAATCACCCGATCGCTCGTCAAGGACATGTCCGCCATAATGAGTGATCGACTTCTGAAGACGCCAGGCAATAAGATCAAGCTGAATATGAAGCCGTTAATGCTCTCCGGCGAGCCCGAAAGCGAGTTGTGCTCCGTTGCCATGCTTTTTAAAATAAATTTTCACGATGGCCAGTCCGTGCAGGGCGCGGCGTTTCTCGACGCTCGCGCGAAAGACGCCGGGAAAAACACTTTCTCCTCGATAAAGAAGGATCACCTCAAGCGACTGTATTCGATCGCGCACCACGGCCAGCTCCTTTTGTACGATTATGACAATATCACCGGAATGGCGTTCCCTGCGACCGCGGAGTCGGTGCTCGGTGCGTATCCGGCCAGTTGGAACGCCTGGGCCCCGTATACCGTCGCGGCGGTGACCTCAGCGCACTGCGCCCTGGCCCTTAACCGCAAGGATACGGGCCTGTACAAGGCCTCTCTTCCGTGGTCGTACCAGCTCTGTTTCCGGAACCTCTTCGGCCTCGATCTCGATTATGGTGATGTGGCGGTCGATACGGCGCGCGGGGTCCGGTTCGAAAAGGGCCGGGCGCGGCACCTCGTTCTGGTCTCGGTTGCGCACGGAGGGGCCGACCTGGATGATAGTCTGGATTATGATCGCTCGTCGTATGTCGAGATGAGCTGAACCGATGCGATATCCGGGCGTGATGGCGAGCTCGGCAAACCGGGAAAGGTTTTTTCGCTGCCGTTATGCGCGCCGGGATTATTGCCATGAAAAATAAATTTCGATCCATAGGGTACAGGATCTTTTTCCTCTATGTTCTGCTGTCCATCGTTAATGTCTCTTTTATCATCACCATCATTTACGAAAACCAGATCGATCTTATCAGCAGGAACACCGGTCTGGAAACGGAAAAACAGGTCGCCGGTCTTATCGATTCAATTAAGCGATTCAGTCTTGAAATGGAAAAGGGATATCTCTTCGATTTACGGTCCGGTGGGAGCGCGGCAAAGCAGATTGTCGGGCTTATCGAACCCCACGTCGAGGATTATCTGATTTTCAATGAAAAGGGAGATGTTCTCCTTTCTTCGGGGAAGAGTGTTAAACCGCCGAAGCTGTATGTTGAGGACGGGCTCCGCTCCATGACCACGATGACGTTTGCGGGAAAGGATTATTATCTGAGAACCGATAAAGAACGGGAAATGATGTATTTCTATATACCGCTCGTGGATTTTTCCCCGCCAAATTCAATTCTGCTCGTTACCAGAGAGCTTGGCGGTATGAGCGAGTCGCTTGAAAATCTTTATTCGCAGGCGGTTTATGTATTGATAGTAATACTTTTCTTCCATGGCGTATTCGCGGCGCTGCTTTTCCGGTATATAGTTTATCCGATCTATCTTCTCGATCGGGGAAGCAGACGGCTCATGAACGGTGATTATAGCACGCGCATATTATTGGAACGGGATGACGAGTTCGGATCTCTCGCGGAAACGTTCAATCGAATGGCGGAATCTATCCATGATAACGTGCGCGGCCTTGCCGACGAAGTGGAGGCCTCGAAAGAAAGCAAACGGAAGACCGAAAAATCGATAACGATGGATCAGTCGACGGGCCTCTTTAACCGCTATTACATGTTCGAACGGCTTCGCGAGGAAATAAACAGGGCGCGGATCAGAAAAAGCGGGACAGCATTCATGCTTGTGGAGGTTGACGGTTCCGTGGAGATAGATAATATTTACGGAAGTCAGACAAGCAATATAGTTTTAATGGAGATCGCGAAGACGATCAGGCGGACCTGCGCGGATACCGATACCGTCGGGCGTTTTGAAGGACTCATTTTTGCCGTTCTGTCGCCGGAAAGCCCGCCGGATCATGCCCGCAAACTGGCCGAAAGCATCCGTCTTGCTATTGAGGAGAGAAAAACGGTAACCCCGGACGGTGAGTTTTCGGCGACGGTCAGTATTGGCGTTTTTCACGCGGACGCCGATTCGCTCGATACGATCACGGACGTCAATGATATAATCGGCCGTACGGAAACCGCCGTGCGGCAGGCGAAACAACAGGGCGGCAACAGGACGGAGACGGCCCGGTAGAGGTCCTTCCTGAAAGTGAAAAATAAAGGGAAATTTACCATTGTAGTGGCCGTATCGCTGTGCGTCACCGCTTTCCTCGTGGCAATCAATCATATCACCCTCGCCGTGCGACTGAACGAAATGAAGAGCAGCCTTCAGGAGTTCGACAACCGCGAGGGAAGTGTGGATCATATAGGGCTCGTGGCGACCTATGAGATACACAAGAAGATGTACGAGGAGCGGCTCGCCCCGGATCAGGCCGATATAATGGAGCAGAGAATCGAATCCCTGATCCTGAGGGAAAAGGAAGACATGCGGGCCGTACCGCTTGCTGAAAGGATGATCTCGATGCCGGCGCTCTGGGTGATAAACATGAACCGGTATGTCCTCGGGAAAAGGCCCCTGCGCCTCGGCGCGGGCAAAGACGCGGTTTCCGCCGATCTTGATCTCGCCTATTATTTTGAGAGGAATTTTCTTTTCGAGCGTGCAATCGAGGCGTATGACAGG
This genomic stretch from Spirochaetota bacterium harbors:
- a CDS encoding FGGY-family carbohydrate kinase, whose protein sequence is MMAKGGVKSNEYILAIDVGTQSVRAILIDPRGNLRDIVKTPIEPYFSEQPGWAEQHPDYYWKALCATSGRLLASTKVPKSSIRGVTMTTQRDTMVNVDRSGKPLRPAIVWLDQRRAGKGSWPNPVLKAALRAINLLDAVEYAITESESNWIRENQPEIWKKTHKFLFLSGFLTHRLVGEYVDSTGCTVGFVPFDYKTQAWAKPSDMKWKMFPMDPSVLPALVKPSEMLGYITKKASSETGIPAGLPLIAAAADKACEVLGSGCMSPEIACLSYGTTATVETTNTKYVEIVPFIPPYPSAVPGAYNTEVMIYRGFWMVSWFKREFGMREELIAQKRKMSPEQLFDELVADIPPGSMGLMLQPYWSPGLKIPGPEAKGAVIGFGDVHTRAHIYRSILEGLAYALKEGAIRTEKRNGVKIERVRVSGGGSQSAVAMQLTADIFDMQAEQPHTYETSALGAAIDAAVGLGIYGDFPAAVAAMTRLGKVFNPIPKNRDIYRELFEKVYLKLYDRLKPLYEDIREITGYPPQR
- a CDS encoding diguanylate cyclase, translating into MKNKFRSIGYRIFFLYVLLSIVNVSFIITIIYENQIDLISRNTGLETEKQVAGLIDSIKRFSLEMEKGYLFDLRSGGSAAKQIVGLIEPHVEDYLIFNEKGDVLLSSGKSVKPPKLYVEDGLRSMTTMTFAGKDYYLRTDKEREMMYFYIPLVDFSPPNSILLVTRELGGMSESLENLYSQAVYVLIVILFFHGVFAALLFRYIVYPIYLLDRGSRRLMNGDYSTRILLERDDEFGSLAETFNRMAESIHDNVRGLADEVEASKESKRKTEKSITMDQSTGLFNRYYMFERLREEINRARIRKSGTAFMLVEVDGSVEIDNIYGSQTSNIVLMEIAKTIRRTCADTDTVGRFEGLIFAVLSPESPPDHARKLAESIRLAIEERKTVTPDGEFSATVSIGVFHADADSLDTITDVNDIIGRTETAVRQAKQQGGNRTETAR